The genomic window TTCTGTTTCATTTGCATGCTTGCCGCTGATAGTCAAGTTTTCTTCGTCTACGTCTATATCAATTTCTTCTGGTTTCAAGCCAGGAACATCAGCGATTACTTTAATGTCTTTGTCTGTTTCTGAAATATCTACTTTCGGATAGAGGGGTTGGTGTTGCCAAAGCTCCAGGGAATTTAACGGGTCCCAAATGCTTTCGCTTACCATTTGATTGATGGCGTCCCTCAAAGAAAGGGCATGGCTATCATTAGCCACAGAAGGGTCTTTTTCAGCCTTCT from Candidatus Paceibacterota bacterium includes these protein-coding regions:
- a CDS encoding Hsp20/alpha crystallin family protein, producing the protein MNIINKKKAEKDPSVANDSHALSLRDAINQMVSESIWDPLNSLELWQHQPLYPKVDISETDKDIKVIADVPGLKPEEIDIDVDEENLTISGKHANETEDQSNKFYRYERQYGEFQRSFVLPNRIKPNEVTADMKDGVLTLVLPKESPTSKQKIKINKAS